In one window of Mytilus trossulus isolate FHL-02 chromosome 7, PNRI_Mtr1.1.1.hap1, whole genome shotgun sequence DNA:
- the LOC134724582 gene encoding uncharacterized protein LOC134724582 isoform X1: MTRVKHSIMSIQKNIVAILLLTLVESISTIQLEAELFTLAKTMGIKERSSASNGKTLQMTNQDALQYELCIKTPMKLFISLRYSNTENSTNVKVLIDSQQAWSLNASTTSHSFSFVTSDSLDHPILLVEGRYTLTVVIETTEDAAFELDYLELSSHETTKPQDLICLPNRKQVHIEIEDFSDFDVSKIMRRSGASTSRSVLLFQGQTIKYKIRIDTAIIVDIQELVYSNDGKSDFIVIKMDDKIIGSFSTMAVSSYGRAWNDFKTSNIIGKGIRLDSGVHEVEISVVSADSFGVELDYMTFSVLTLLPDKDPFKFVSKKQLEAESFKGGERMRLREASKGYAINLKNGEFLQKNVCLRVDTNVSIDKIAYYNRGTSNTLSVYAGATKIATIATGTILYSHDEQTDKSISGTFSVTSSTTVPTLPPGFTRNGIKKNNLTSLILPENRIKLSKGLHAMSVVVENSDASGIDIDFMSLTFDFGNNLLHGIECLTHQRVLMEAEQFPLNNTSGLRYRSNASSNRTVYMKQGDVIKRAVCVTGQVKVSMTTILFSNDGLADQISIQIKSMPMGTLLTSVDSNNGTGWNDIESKTIDSVLFLHEGEYELQVVATNTDKYGIELDALILDISSFDGSLVPC, translated from the coding sequence GGTAAAACACAGCATCATGTCGATTCAAAAGAACATTGTAGCAATTTTATTATTGACCTTGGTTGAATCAATTTCGACGATACAACTTGAAGCAGAACTCTTCACACTGGCCAAAACAATGGGTATTAAAGAACGATCGTCAGCATCAAATGGTAAAACACTTCAAATGACAAACCAAGATGCCCTGCAATATGAACTATGTATTAAAACTCCgatgaaattgtttatcagcTTGAGATATTCTAATACAGAGAATAGCACAAATGTCAAAGTATTAATTGATAGTCAACAAGCATGGTCATTGAACGCATCCACAACAAGCCATTCGTTTTCATTTGTAACAAGCGATTCGCTCGATCATCCTATATTACTAGTTGAAGGCCGTTATACTCTAACTGTTGTCATAGAAACAACAGAGGATGCTGCATTTGAACTTGATTATCTTGAACTCTCAAGCCACGAAACCACTAAACCACAAGATCTGATCTGCCTGCCAAATAGAAAACAAGTTCATATAGAAATCGAAGACTTTTCTGACTTTGATGTAAGTAAAATCATGCGACGGTCCGGTGCTTCAACTTCTAGGTCTGTTTTACTTTTTCAAGGTCAAACaataaagtacaaaatacgcATTGATACCGCAATAATTGTTGATATCCAAGAATTGGTTTATTCAAATGACGGTAAATCTGattttatagttatcaaaatggATGACAAAATTATTGGTTCTTTTAGTACTATGGCCGTTTCTAGTTACGGACGCGCATGGAACGATTTCAAAACCAGTAATATAATTGGAAAAGGAATAAGACTTGATTCTGGCGTTCATGAGGTGGAGATTTCTGTTGTTTCAGCCGATAGTTTTGGCGTTGAGTTGGATTACATGACTTTTAGCGTATTAACCTTGTTACCTGATAAAGACCCgtttaaatttgtatcaaagaaacaGTTAGAAGCAGAATCTTTTAAAGGTGGAGAAAGAATGCGTCTACGGGAAGCGTCGAAGGGCTACGcaataaatcttaaaaatgGAGAATTTCTACAGAAGAATGTTTGTTTGCGTGTAGACACTAATGTGAGTATTGATAAAATTGCTTATTATAATCGTGGCACATCTAACACGTTATCTGTTTATGCAGGTGCAACCAAAATAGCCACTATAGCAACTGGTACTATTCTGTATTCACATGACGAGCAAACCGATAAATCAATTTCCGGTACATTTTCTGTAACTAGTTCGACTACTGTCCCAACGTTACCGCCAGGTTTTACAAGAAATGGTATCAAAAAGAACAATTTAACATCATTAATTCTTCCAGAGAATAGAATCAAATTATCAAAAGGACTACATGCGATGAGTGTAGTAGTTGAAAATTCCGATGCTTCTGGCATCGACATAGATTTCATGTCattgacttttgattttggaaaCAACCTATTACATGGAATAGAATGTCTAACACATCAACGTGTTTTAATGGAAGCTGAACAGTTTCCGTTGAACAATACATCCGGGCTTCGTTATAGATCAAATGCATCATCTAACAGAACTGTTTATATGAAACAGGGAGACGTCATAAAACGGGCGGTGTGTGTGACTGGTCAAGTTAAAGTTTCTATGacaactattttattttctaatgatGGACTCGCTGATCAAATTTCTATACAAATTAAGTCTATGCCCATGGGAACTTTATTGACATCTGTAGACTCTAACAATGGAACAGGATGGAATGatattgaaagtaaaacaatagATAGCGTGCTCTTCCTCCATGAAGGGGAATATGAACTGCAGGTTGTGGCTACAAACACTGATAAATATGGAATCGAACTTGATGCATTAATATTAGACATCTCTTCCTTCGATGGGTCGTTAGTGCCTTGTTGA
- the LOC134724582 gene encoding uncharacterized protein LOC134724582 isoform X2, giving the protein MSIQKNIVAILLLTLVESISTIQLEAELFTLAKTMGIKERSSASNGKTLQMTNQDALQYELCIKTPMKLFISLRYSNTENSTNVKVLIDSQQAWSLNASTTSHSFSFVTSDSLDHPILLVEGRYTLTVVIETTEDAAFELDYLELSSHETTKPQDLICLPNRKQVHIEIEDFSDFDVSKIMRRSGASTSRSVLLFQGQTIKYKIRIDTAIIVDIQELVYSNDGKSDFIVIKMDDKIIGSFSTMAVSSYGRAWNDFKTSNIIGKGIRLDSGVHEVEISVVSADSFGVELDYMTFSVLTLLPDKDPFKFVSKKQLEAESFKGGERMRLREASKGYAINLKNGEFLQKNVCLRVDTNVSIDKIAYYNRGTSNTLSVYAGATKIATIATGTILYSHDEQTDKSISGTFSVTSSTTVPTLPPGFTRNGIKKNNLTSLILPENRIKLSKGLHAMSVVVENSDASGIDIDFMSLTFDFGNNLLHGIECLTHQRVLMEAEQFPLNNTSGLRYRSNASSNRTVYMKQGDVIKRAVCVTGQVKVSMTTILFSNDGLADQISIQIKSMPMGTLLTSVDSNNGTGWNDIESKTIDSVLFLHEGEYELQVVATNTDKYGIELDALILDISSFDGSLVPC; this is encoded by the coding sequence ATGTCGATTCAAAAGAACATTGTAGCAATTTTATTATTGACCTTGGTTGAATCAATTTCGACGATACAACTTGAAGCAGAACTCTTCACACTGGCCAAAACAATGGGTATTAAAGAACGATCGTCAGCATCAAATGGTAAAACACTTCAAATGACAAACCAAGATGCCCTGCAATATGAACTATGTATTAAAACTCCgatgaaattgtttatcagcTTGAGATATTCTAATACAGAGAATAGCACAAATGTCAAAGTATTAATTGATAGTCAACAAGCATGGTCATTGAACGCATCCACAACAAGCCATTCGTTTTCATTTGTAACAAGCGATTCGCTCGATCATCCTATATTACTAGTTGAAGGCCGTTATACTCTAACTGTTGTCATAGAAACAACAGAGGATGCTGCATTTGAACTTGATTATCTTGAACTCTCAAGCCACGAAACCACTAAACCACAAGATCTGATCTGCCTGCCAAATAGAAAACAAGTTCATATAGAAATCGAAGACTTTTCTGACTTTGATGTAAGTAAAATCATGCGACGGTCCGGTGCTTCAACTTCTAGGTCTGTTTTACTTTTTCAAGGTCAAACaataaagtacaaaatacgcATTGATACCGCAATAATTGTTGATATCCAAGAATTGGTTTATTCAAATGACGGTAAATCTGattttatagttatcaaaatggATGACAAAATTATTGGTTCTTTTAGTACTATGGCCGTTTCTAGTTACGGACGCGCATGGAACGATTTCAAAACCAGTAATATAATTGGAAAAGGAATAAGACTTGATTCTGGCGTTCATGAGGTGGAGATTTCTGTTGTTTCAGCCGATAGTTTTGGCGTTGAGTTGGATTACATGACTTTTAGCGTATTAACCTTGTTACCTGATAAAGACCCgtttaaatttgtatcaaagaaacaGTTAGAAGCAGAATCTTTTAAAGGTGGAGAAAGAATGCGTCTACGGGAAGCGTCGAAGGGCTACGcaataaatcttaaaaatgGAGAATTTCTACAGAAGAATGTTTGTTTGCGTGTAGACACTAATGTGAGTATTGATAAAATTGCTTATTATAATCGTGGCACATCTAACACGTTATCTGTTTATGCAGGTGCAACCAAAATAGCCACTATAGCAACTGGTACTATTCTGTATTCACATGACGAGCAAACCGATAAATCAATTTCCGGTACATTTTCTGTAACTAGTTCGACTACTGTCCCAACGTTACCGCCAGGTTTTACAAGAAATGGTATCAAAAAGAACAATTTAACATCATTAATTCTTCCAGAGAATAGAATCAAATTATCAAAAGGACTACATGCGATGAGTGTAGTAGTTGAAAATTCCGATGCTTCTGGCATCGACATAGATTTCATGTCattgacttttgattttggaaaCAACCTATTACATGGAATAGAATGTCTAACACATCAACGTGTTTTAATGGAAGCTGAACAGTTTCCGTTGAACAATACATCCGGGCTTCGTTATAGATCAAATGCATCATCTAACAGAACTGTTTATATGAAACAGGGAGACGTCATAAAACGGGCGGTGTGTGTGACTGGTCAAGTTAAAGTTTCTATGacaactattttattttctaatgatGGACTCGCTGATCAAATTTCTATACAAATTAAGTCTATGCCCATGGGAACTTTATTGACATCTGTAGACTCTAACAATGGAACAGGATGGAATGatattgaaagtaaaacaatagATAGCGTGCTCTTCCTCCATGAAGGGGAATATGAACTGCAGGTTGTGGCTACAAACACTGATAAATATGGAATCGAACTTGATGCATTAATATTAGACATCTCTTCCTTCGATGGGTCGTTAGTGCCTTGTTGA
- the LOC134724583 gene encoding probable cytochrome P450 12a5, mitochondrial: protein MMNVRRILHPSSKYITVFKVQSYSCRTSTTIADARNEPPLSSDVKPYNQVPGPRGLYNIPYFGAALHFKPFGKYQPGDINIVLDNLKQKYGDIYKIQFGPNKMVVLSHPDYAKAVLQAHYEQHEKIGFDISNIFHKRTKTTKGMVMLNGQEWAERRKPAQEKMLRPAVVASYVPLIESVTDDFIDVLQKKTKVDDLLLELLNYTTESVGMLALNKRLGCLDSEKDKSAVLASVIRNVLDMFQESFFMPFKSYCYFRTPFYKRFEENMLKFGEIVNAELALQHDFLTKLQHEGRLEEYLEKEPNFMYSLLSDSRVTDDQVNSIVMDLFGAGIDSSANTLVFLLYQLAVNKDKQNNLIEEIKKVVGNSQKLTKEHLASMSYMKACLKESHRVIFPTSAGLARVIETDLVIRGYRVPKDTLLIINMSSMSADDRFFSQPTKFLPERWLRNTTDELAKSKEFPFAHKPFGFGPRSCIGQRFAETEIFICLTKIIQHFEVSVPTNKPEMKTTVQLFTTPVDKVKMTFTPREKM from the exons ATGATGAATGTGCGCAGAATTCTTCATCCAAGTTCAAAGTACATAACAGTTTTCAAAGTACAGAGCTATTCATGTCGTACTTCCACAACTATTGCAGATGCCAGAAACGAACCACCGCTTTCATCGGATGTAAAACCATATAATCAAGTCCCTGGACCTCGAGGACTTTATAACATACCTTACTTTGGCGCGGCATTACATTTTAAACCATTTG gtaAATATCAACCAGGTGATATCAATATCGTACTGGacaacttaaaacaaaaatacggGGATATATACAAGATACAATTTGGACCAAACAAGATGGTAGTCCTAAGTCACCCAGACTATGCTAAAGCAGTCCTTCAAGCACACTACGAGCAGCATGAGAAGATTGGTTTTGATATAAGTAACATCTTTCATAAGAGAACTAAAACAACAAAAGGAATGGTTATGCT AAATGGACAAGAATGGGCTGAACGAAGAAAACCAGCACAGGAGAAAATGTTACGTCCAGCCGTTGTGGCTAGTTATGTCCCCTTAATCGAATCGGTAACTGACGATTTTATAGATGTTTtacaaaagaaaactaaagtTGATGATCTTCTTTTGGAACTTCTTAACTACACAACTGAAA gTGTAGGTATGTTGGCTCTTAATAAAAGACTTGGCTGCCTAGATTCTGAAAAGGACAAGTCTGCAGTTTTGGCATCAGTTATTAGAAATGTTCTTGATATGTTCCAAGAATCTTTCTTTATGCCGTTTAAATCTTATTGTTATTTTAGAACACCATTTTATAAACGGTTCGAGGAAAATATGCTGAAATTTGGCGA AATAGTTAATGCGGAGCTAGCATTACAACATGATTTCCTGACAAAATTACAACACGAAGGTAGACTTGAGGAATATCTTGAAAAAGAACCAAACTTTATGTACTCTTTACTTTCTGATAGCAGAGTAACCGATGATCAAGTTAACAGTATTGTGATGGACTTATTTGGTGCTGGTATTGACTCG AGTGCCAATACACTGgtgtttttattatatcaattaGCTGTCAACAAGGACAAGCAAAATAATCTGATCgaggaaataaaaaaagttgttgGTAATAGCCAAAAATTGACAAAGGAACACCTTGCTAGCATGTCTTACATGAAAGCTTGTCTAAAGGAATCTCATAG GGTTATCTTTCCTACCTCAGCAGGATTAGCACGTGTTATAGAAACTGATTTAGTAATTAGAGGATATCGGGTTCCTAAGGAC ACACTGTTAATCATCAATATGAGTTCAATGTCAGCAGACGATCGATTTTTCTCACAACCAACCAAGTTTCTTCCAGAAAGATGGCTGCGAAACACAACCGATGAACTAGCAAAGAGCAAGGAATTCCCCTTTGCACACAAACCATTTGGTTTTGGTCCAAGATCGTGTATTGGTCAAAGATTTGCCGAGactgaaatatttatttgtctgACAAAG ATTATACAGCATTTTGAAGTATCGGTTCCAACGAACAAACCAGAAATGAAAACAACAGTCCAGCTATTTACAACACCTGTCGACAAGGTCAAGATGACTTTTACACCAAGGGAGAAAATGTAG
- the LOC134726797 gene encoding galaxin-like, producing the protein MANCKGIVAALMMCFALIENTQADVCGNAMYSPAYKTCCNGVLADKKGLSCCGTVAYDSATKTCCNGVLNHERYKWCCGTIAYSPHYKTCCSGVLHHEPGLSCCGTVLYNPAFETCCEGVLHEIRKGSCCGTVIYDRYSNTCCRGVLNHKKGPLCCGTVAYDWEYHTCCKGVLIQKREQSCCGTVAYNPFYNSCCNEVLNKKERSCCGTKSYDRAYSTCCNGVLNRTKERSCCGTIAYNSAYKQCCNGVLC; encoded by the exons atggcCAATTGCAAAGGAATCGTTGCTGCTCTAATGATGTGTTTTGCATTGATAGAGAATACACAAGCAG ATGTGTGTGGAAATGCAATGTATAGTCCAGCTTACAAAACCTGCTGCAACGGTGTGTTAGCTGATAAAAAAGGGCTTTCGTGTTGTGGAACAGTAGCATACGATTCAGCTACCAAAACCTGCTGCAATGGTGTATTAAATCATGAAAGGTATAAATGGTGCTGTGGTACAATTGCGTATAGTCCTCATTACAAAACCTGCTGTAGTGGTGTATTACATCATGAACCGGGGCTTTCATGCTGTGGAACCGTTTTGTATAATCCAGCTTTTGAAACATGCTGTGAAGGTGTATTACATGAAATAAGAAAGGGTTCCTGCTGTGGAACAGTAATATACGATCGATATAGCAATACATGTTGCAGAGGTGTACTGAATCACAAAAAAGGGCCTTTGTGTTGTGGAACAGTTGCTTATGATTGGGAGTATCACACCTGCTGCAAAGGTGTATTGATTCAAAAAAGGGAGCAGTCTTGCTGTGGAACAGTTGCTTATAATCCATTTTACAACTCATGCTGCAACGAAGTGTTAAACAAAAAGGAGCGTTCATGCTGTGGAACAAAATCGTATGATCGAGCCTACAGCACCTGCTGTAATGGTGTTTTGAATCGCACAAAGGAGCGTTCATGCTGTGGAACCATTGCATATAATTCAGCTTACAAACAATGTTGCAATGGCGTTTTGTGCTAG